From Bacillus basilensis, a single genomic window includes:
- a CDS encoding DnaA N-terminal domain-containing protein, which yields MKMNWTEVKGKIRTQISKPSYETWFTNTTVYLEDDILTIYCPNEFARDWLESHYKELVFNTLREMYNTTFEIQFDLCNGEPSKLKDVQKERLNSWDEVKKALRPKLAEKTFMTWIRNTNATIEDNKLIIFCEDAFHRDLLEGEYKNIISSTVQKITNEEYQIWFEIESNATSKAQIHHVQNNQLTSGQEESKIIWNKIKDKMQLTISRPSYETWVKETTARINENSLIIYFKNKFQQEWVEKSYKDLISQIAKEVTGNTYELQFELNSNTNTTSNDEKSQSTIEDITSELGEQFKVSNNSLKHNDVDESNKRIQALEEKIMNLEKIIGTLVGTLEVVKSKTQLEK from the coding sequence ATGAAAATGAATTGGACTGAAGTAAAGGGAAAAATTCGAACGCAAATTTCAAAACCATCATATGAAACTTGGTTTACTAATACTACTGTTTATTTAGAGGATGATATATTAACAATTTATTGTCCGAATGAATTTGCACGTGATTGGTTAGAATCTCATTACAAAGAATTAGTATTTAATACATTACGAGAAATGTATAATACGACATTTGAAATTCAGTTTGATCTATGTAATGGCGAACCATCTAAGTTGAAAGATGTTCAAAAAGAAAGGCTTAATAGCTGGGATGAAGTAAAAAAAGCATTAAGACCAAAGCTAGCAGAGAAAACATTTATGACATGGATTAGAAATACAAATGCTACAATAGAAGATAATAAATTAATAATATTTTGTGAAGATGCGTTTCATCGTGATTTGCTTGAAGGGGAGTATAAAAATATAATTTCAAGTACCGTACAGAAAATTACAAATGAAGAATATCAAATTTGGTTCGAAATAGAATCAAACGCCACTTCTAAAGCACAGATTCATCACGTGCAAAATAATCAACTTACTTCCGGACAAGAGGAATCAAAAATAATTTGGAATAAAATAAAAGATAAAATGCAATTAACAATTTCGAGACCATCATATGAAACATGGGTCAAAGAAACGACAGCCAGAATAAATGAAAATTCATTGATCATTTATTTTAAAAATAAATTTCAACAAGAGTGGGTTGAAAAGTCTTATAAAGATTTAATTTCGCAAATAGCTAAAGAAGTAACTGGAAATACATATGAACTTCAATTTGAATTAAATTCAAATACAAATACAACCAGTAATGATGAAAAATCACAATCAACTATTGAAGATATCACTTCCGAATTAGGGGAGCAGTTCAAAGTCTCCAATAACAGTTTAAAACATAATGATGTAGACGAAAGCAATAAGCGTATTCAAGCCTTAGAAGAAAAAATAATGAACTTAGAAAAAATCATTGGTACATTAGTGGGAACATTAGAGGTAGTAAAATCAAAAACACAGTTGGAAAAATAA
- a CDS encoding DMT family transporter codes for MVIFNYILVCIIFGTTFLTIKIGIEAGAPPLFSAGIRFFLAGVILMIIFKLKRKEITPHLFSKRIMYAGFCLTFMTFASLYWAEQYISSGLAAVLSATGPMMILLLQAKRNKEKLQKEQLVALVIALIGVIFVSLPGMHQEISFIWSIACFVLIIGELFYGIGSIRSKEILSDLQSVSPFLINGIQMFYGGVLLLIVSVIVEQPDVTVLASWSVQWPILYLIFIGSIGGHGLYYWLLSKTNPVFPSTWLYVSPLIAIIVGYIILGEPLNPTMGIGACFILVGVFLANRSTLRMYFKQGRLFEKEM; via the coding sequence ATGGTTATTTTCAATTATATTTTAGTATGTATTATTTTTGGTACAACATTTTTAACGATAAAAATTGGAATTGAAGCAGGAGCACCCCCATTATTTTCAGCAGGAATTCGTTTCTTTTTAGCAGGCGTTATCCTTATGATTATATTTAAGTTAAAGCGAAAAGAGATTACACCGCATCTATTTTCAAAACGTATTATGTATGCTGGATTTTGTTTAACTTTCATGACGTTTGCATCATTGTACTGGGCGGAACAATATATTTCTTCAGGGCTAGCTGCTGTTCTTTCGGCTACGGGTCCAATGATGATTTTGTTATTACAAGCTAAGAGAAATAAGGAAAAATTACAAAAGGAGCAACTCGTCGCTTTAGTTATTGCACTAATAGGCGTTATCTTTGTTTCTTTACCAGGGATGCACCAAGAAATAAGTTTCATATGGAGTATCGCTTGTTTTGTTTTAATAATAGGAGAATTATTTTACGGAATAGGCTCTATTCGCTCAAAAGAAATACTTTCGGATTTACAAAGTGTATCGCCATTTCTCATTAATGGTATTCAAATGTTTTACGGAGGTGTTTTATTACTAATCGTATCCGTCATAGTAGAACAACCGGATGTAACTGTATTAGCTTCATGGAGTGTACAGTGGCCTATTTTATATCTCATCTTTATCGGATCAATTGGTGGACACGGATTATATTACTGGCTCTTATCAAAAACGAATCCTGTATTTCCGTCAACGTGGTTATATGTCTCACCACTAATTGCTATTATAGTTGGATACATCATATTAGGAGAACCTTTAAACCCTACAATGGGAATAGGTGCTTGTTTTATTTTGGTTGGTGTATTTTTAGCTAATCGATCCACACTCCGTATGTATTTCAAACAAGGAAGATTATTTGAGAAGGAAATGTAG
- a CDS encoding PLP-dependent aminotransferase family protein encodes MKIVLRKESNIPYYKQIYMQIVERIQSGMLSHGDLLPSLRSMAEDLQISLLTVRKAYKQLEKKEYIRIEQGKGAYIHKHVKKDFRSIPYKWQQTKTINVMRSQYAMNQHRKYYDFSQAILYPRLLPNPFLAEEMHKILNKDQMILATYGPVQGDYELRVEIANYLNEHQKLVTDPSQLLITSGAQQGIDLIAQTLLKPGDIVLVESPCYSAALDIFINKGVQIIPVSLDNHGVRSDLIDDICQSKNPVLLYTNPTFQNPTGTVMSKERRMELIELAEIYEFFIIEDDSFGEIYFEDAIVPPPIKIFDKNGHVIYIKGFSKTLAPGLRIAALIADGPIFEWLFAVKGSMDIGSPLLTQKALLPFLRAERMKNHLEKLRTALQIRRDITIDILSPLKEINFKIPNGGFNLWVALPNSIDPFTLLQKANKVDVSFLPGTACLLHNERNNNQLRISYSMLNEKEMLIGLEKLHDTIRNYKL; translated from the coding sequence ATGAAGATTGTCCTTCGTAAAGAATCCAACATACCGTATTACAAGCAAATATATATGCAAATTGTTGAAAGAATACAAAGTGGCATGCTTTCGCATGGTGACTTACTTCCATCTTTACGCTCTATGGCCGAAGATTTACAGATTAGCCTATTAACTGTTCGTAAGGCGTATAAGCAGTTAGAAAAGAAAGAATATATACGCATTGAGCAAGGAAAAGGTGCTTATATACATAAACATGTAAAGAAAGATTTCAGGTCAATTCCGTATAAATGGCAACAAACAAAAACGATTAATGTTATGCGATCTCAATATGCAATGAATCAGCACCGGAAATATTATGATTTTTCACAAGCGATTTTATATCCTCGCTTATTACCAAATCCATTCTTGGCAGAAGAAATGCATAAAATACTTAATAAAGACCAGATGATTCTAGCAACTTATGGGCCAGTTCAAGGCGATTATGAACTGCGAGTTGAAATAGCAAATTACTTAAATGAGCACCAGAAATTAGTGACAGACCCATCTCAATTATTAATTACAAGCGGAGCACAACAAGGAATTGATTTAATTGCTCAAACATTATTAAAACCTGGTGATATTGTATTAGTGGAAAGCCCGTGTTACAGTGCTGCACTTGATATTTTCATCAATAAAGGTGTTCAAATTATTCCAGTTTCTCTTGATAATCATGGAGTTCGCTCCGATTTAATCGATGATATTTGTCAAAGTAAAAATCCCGTTTTATTGTATACGAATCCAACTTTCCAGAACCCGACAGGTACAGTAATGAGTAAAGAGCGAAGAATGGAACTTATAGAACTAGCAGAGATATATGAGTTTTTTATAATTGAAGATGATTCTTTCGGAGAAATATATTTTGAGGATGCTATTGTTCCCCCTCCAATCAAAATTTTTGATAAGAATGGCCATGTAATATATATAAAAGGATTTAGTAAAACGTTAGCACCAGGACTGCGTATCGCAGCACTTATTGCCGATGGTCCTATTTTTGAATGGTTATTTGCTGTAAAAGGTTCAATGGATATCGGTAGTCCTTTATTAACACAAAAAGCACTTCTACCGTTTTTACGTGCAGAACGTATGAAAAATCATTTAGAGAAATTACGTACAGCTTTACAAATTAGACGTGATATAACGATTGATATTTTATCACCACTTAAGGAAATAAACTTTAAAATTCCAAATGGTGGCTTTAATTTATGGGTTGCACTTCCTAATTCGATAGATCCTTTTACTTTATTACAAAAAGCAAATAAAGTAGATGTTTCTTTTTTGCCAGGAACAGCTTGTCTATTACATAACGAAAGAAATAATAACCAATTAAGAATTAGCTATTCTATGTTAAATGAAAAAGAGATGTTAATTGGATTAGAGAAATTACATGATACAATACGAAACTATAAACTTTAG